From the Tripterygium wilfordii isolate XIE 37 chromosome 6, ASM1340144v1, whole genome shotgun sequence genome, one window contains:
- the LOC120000894 gene encoding uncharacterized protein LOC120000894, with the protein MEDYYKRSYVPAFGSWDWNNDLPFTQCFESARQAGLLRYSYSDDRDLYVAGDLHENDVVAPAVIVVPRRRRKGREGHGKEEKQSKWDVSDDCDVKAPPSPAPTPIIMSRPIPKPVDEDLYKISPDLLFAKPTKKRGGLGFLSSCLMPTCAT; encoded by the exons ATGGAA GATTATTACAAGAGGAGTTATGTGCCAGCATTTGGTAGCTGGGATTGGAACAATGATCTCCCTTTCACTCAGTGTTTTGAGTCAGCGAGGCAGGCTGGGTTGCTTCGTTACAGTTACTCTGACGACCGTGATCTATATGTGGCTGGTGATTTGCACGAGAACGACGTCGTTGCACCTGCCGTCATTGTTGTTCCTCGCCGCCGA AGAAAAGGACGTGAGGGCCAtgggaaagaagaaaaacagagtaAATGGGATGTGAGTGACGACTGTGACGTGAAGGCACCACCAAGTCCCGCCCCCACCCCCATTATCATGAGCAGGCCAATACCTAAACCAGTTGATGAAGATTTGTACAAGATTTCACCAGACCTTCTTTTTGCAAAGCCCACTAAg AAGAGGGGAGGATTGGGTTTCCTTTCAAGCTGCTTGATGCCAACTTGTGCTACTTGA
- the LOC120000585 gene encoding ylmG homolog protein 1-2, chloroplastic-like, giving the protein MDLDYSDIGDLESRLESRLVAHSGATTPEVSPRFSAVHGVKVMASTVSLTAPSVSPLHRALYPPGLLRPSLVTLPKSLITTSSTILLKPIYVIPFSSKSPRFRVSASSSTQILTRSPPSTLLAESTRTVSTILALGFSLSRLLPHLIQKAALSISGIVDLAAIQSFQQHSNLVYTVGPAFFAAMRDRPSGYLNTPLTVVAAGLAKWLDIYSGVLMVRVLLSWFPNIPWERQPLSAIRDLCDPYLNLFRNIIPPIFDTLDVSPLLAFAVLGTLGSILNNSRGAY; this is encoded by the exons ATGGACTTAGATTATTCGGATATTGGTGATTT AGAGTCGAGACTAGAGTCGCGACTCGTTGCACATTCCGGAGCAACTACGCCAGAAGTTTCTCCCCGCTTCTCCGCCGTTCACGGAGTAAAAGTAATGGCTTCCACGGTGTCCTTGACCGCCCCCTCCGTTTCACCGTTGCACCGAGCTCTCTATCCACCTGGCCTCCTCCGCCCTTCCTTAGTCACACTCCCGAAATCCCTCATCACCACAAGCTCTACAATTCTGCTCAAACCCATCTATGTCATTCCCTTCTCTTCCAAATCACCTAGGTTTAGGGTTTCTGCTTCCTCGTCTACTCAAATTTTGACTCGGTCCCCTCCCTCCACACTActagccgagtcaactcggacCGTCTCCACCATCTTAGCGCTCGGGTTCTCCCTGTCCCGCTTATTACCTCATTTGATTCAAAAAGCGGCGCTGTCAATCAGTGGAATCGTAGACCTTGCGGCTATTCAGTCTTTTCAACAACACAGCAATCTGGTGTACACTGTTGGTCCCGCCTTTTTCGCAGCTATGAGGGATCGGCCTAGCGGGTATTTGAACACGCCACTGACGGTGGTGGCGGCGGGTCTCGCTAAGTGGCTAGATATTTACAGTGGAGTTTTGATGGTTAGGGTTTTGTTGAGTTGGTTCCCCAACATACCATGGGAACGGCAGCCTCTATCAGCGATCAGGGACCTCTGCGATCCTTATCTTAATCTGTTCAGGAATATCATCCCTCCTATCTTCGATACTTTGGATGTTAGCCCGTTGCTTGCTTTCGCAGTGTTAGGGACGCTTGGGTCGATTCTCAATAACAGCAGGGGAGCGTATTGA
- the LOC120000546 gene encoding putative lipid-transfer protein DIR1, which yields MARKLGFLVVMVVVVVVAAFEGARGLSMCNMSEDGLNACKPSVTKPSPVDPSKECCQALSRADLKCLCSYRNSLFLPSLGIDPGLALALPAKCNLTPPATC from the coding sequence ATGGCGAGAAAGTTGGGTTTTTTAGTGGTGATGGTTGTGGTGGTGGTAGTCGCAGCATTTGAGGGTGCAAGGGGATTGAGCATGTGCAACATGAGCGAAGATGGGCTAAATGCTTGCAAGCCATCAGTGACCAAGCCCAGTCCAGTGGACCCATCAAAGGAATGCTGCCAGGCTCTTTCTCGGGCAGACCTGAAATGTCTATGTTCTTATAGGAACTCACTTTTCTTGCCTTCTCTTGGGATTGATCCTGGTCTTGCACTGGCACTGCCTGCCAAGTGCAACCTCACTCCTCCTGCCACTTGTTGA
- the LOC119999796 gene encoding dCTP pyrophosphatase 1-like, which produces MTGAEEGYCVSLDLLKKKMAEFAKERDWDQFHSPRNLLLALVGEVGELSEIFQWKGEVPKGLPDWKEEEKVHLGEELSDVLLYLVRLSDICGIDLGKAALRKVELNALKYPVGICKSSSKKYNAIEEGGEGDED; this is translated from the exons ATGACTGGGGCCGAAGAGGGATATTGtgtttctcttgatcttctcAAGAAGAAAATGGCAGAGTTTGCCAAGGAAAGGGACTGGGATCAGTTTCACAGCCCAAGGAACCTGCTTTTGGCTCTg GTGGGTGAAGTTGGGGAATTATCAGAGATATTCCAGTGGAAAGGAGAGGTACCAAAAGGACTACCAGAttggaaagaagaagagaaagttcACTTGGGTGAGGAGTTATCAGATGTGCTGCTTTACCTTGTCAGGCTCTCTGATATCTGTGGTATTGATTTGGGGAAAGCTGCTCTCCGTAAAGTTGAACTTAATGCCCTCAAATACCCAGTTGGCATCTGCAAAAGCTCTTCAAAGAAATACAATGCCATTGAAGAGGGGGGAGAGGGAGATGAAGACTAA
- the LOC119999342 gene encoding uncharacterized protein LOC119999342 has protein sequence MPADLENSNPSEQRSMAAWLSRMKSTPLSQGEELAKAMQKKVAESNMAQTPPTLGPSKACICAPTNHVGSFRCHLHRTTQKPAEEDKKSSMNFGSKVMVDDGKPRLSRFGKAASARSPQKSESLAVE, from the exons ATGCCTGCTGACTTGGAGAATTCCAATCCTTCTGAACAAAGATCCATGGCTGCCTG GCTTTCCAGAATGAAGAGTACTCCATTGAGTCAAGGAGAGGAGTTGGCCAAGGCAATGCAAAAGAAAGTTGCAGAGTCGAACATGGCCCAAACCCCACCGACCCTTGGACCCAGTAAGGCCTGCATTTGTGCTCCAACCAACCACGTTGGCTCCTTCAGATGCCACCTGCATCGAACCACACAAAAACCTGCAGAGGAGGACAAGAAAAGCTCCATGAATTTTGGGTCCAAGGTGATGGTTGATGATGGTAAGCCTAGGCTGTCCAGGTTTGGGAAGGCTGCCTCTGCTCGAAGCCCCCAAAAGAGCGAGTCATTGGCTGTGGAGTGA